CGAAAATGAAATTTGCAATATCTGTAGCAGTGAAGATAGACAAAAAGAAGTCATTTGCATAGTAGAAACTCCAAAAGATATACTTACTATAGAGCAATCAGACTCGTTTGATGGAGTGTATTTTGTATTTGATGATGTAGATAAAATAGACTCTCTTAAAAAAATGATAACAAAAAATAGCGCAACTGAGATCATCTTTGCATTTACACCTAGTATAAATAGCGATGGAATAATGCTATATATAGAAGACAAACTAAAAGATTTTAGCTTAAACTTTACAAAAATAGCTCAAGGAATTCCAACTGGCGTAAGTCTAGAAAACGTAGATATGCTCTCTTTGACAAAAGCCATAAAAGATAGAAGAACTATCTGAGTAAAAAAGCTTCACTCATATATTTTTTTATAGTTTTAGGATCAAATTTATTTTCGTAGAATAGATTAAAAGCAAGCACTGCTTGATATAAAAGCATATCCTTTCCGTCTTTGCATATCAGCCCTTTTTTGGTTGCTAAATTTAAAAAAGGCGTATTTTTATTATAAATAACATCAAATGCAAATTTAGAATTATCAAAAATTTGGCTTAGCATTTTCTCATCTATCCCAAAATCATTATTTAATAATCCAGCCGGTGTTGTATTTACTACAAGATCATAAGCTTTTAAACGATAATTTTCTTTTGTGTAAAAATTATACTCTTTAAACATTAAAGACTTATCGCTTCTATTTAATATATCAATATCTATACCACTTTTTTTCATAGCATAACTAATGGCTTTTGATGTTCCTCCAGCACCTATAACAAGAGCTGACTTGATAGCTTTAAATTCGCTTATGGCCATCATAAACCCAGGAGCATCTGTATTAAAACCGTAAATCTTACTATTTCCTTTAACCAGCGTATTTACCGAGCCAACACTATTTGCAAAATCATCTACTTCATCGCAAAGACGAAAAGCAGTTTCTTTATGTGGTATTGTTATATTTGCTCCGCTGAGTTTAAATTTATTAAAAACTTCTACTAATTTTAAGCCATCTTTTAAATGAATTCTTCCATAAAATCCATTAAGACCCAAACCTTGCAAAGCAAGGTTATGAAGTCTTGGAGAAATGGAATGGTTTATAGGATCACCAAATACTGCAAAATATCTCAATTTACTTAACTCTGTATATAAATGCGTTATTTGAAATATTTTGTTTGATCTTATCCATATTTGATGAAATATCATTATCGTTAAAAGGACCTATCAAAACTTTTATTGTATTTTTGCCATTTACAGTCGTTTCATAGATGTGATAATTTAGCCCATTACTTTCAATCTTTTTTATAAGAGGATTATTCGGACTAAATTTAGAGATAGAAGCGACTTGAATGTATTTACCTACTGGAACAGATTTGCTAACGTTTTTTTTCTCTTTAGAGACATTTTTAGTAGTTACTTGTTTTGGTGTAGCTTTCTTAGTCTCTGTTTTTTTGGCTTGTTCTGCTTTAGGCTTTAAAACAACATCTGTTTTTGGCGTCTCTTTTACTTGCGGTTCTGGAAGTTTTGTTTCTATCGGAGCTGTTTCATTGTTATTTCCAAGCTGATTATTTTTATAATCATTTACTATAGACTCAAAATTCTCTTTAGAAATATCAGAAGATATAGGAACTTGCTCAAATATCTCATTATTAGTTGTAGTTTGTGGCTCAACTTTTAGCTGCGGTTCAGAAGGCAATACTAGATCATTTGCAACCTCGCTCGTGTTGTTTGAAGATCCATTTAGTAGCTTCATTATTATAAGTATAACTACAAATAAGATAACTAAAGTAGCTATACCTATAAGTATCTTTCTTATTTTTCCAGATTTATCATCATCGTTTTTGTCTAGCAAGATGTCTTGCAGACCATTGTTTTCTTCCATCTTATCTCCTTTACATATGTTTAGACCAACTAGCCCCACGCTCTTTTTGATATAGCTCATAAGGCAACGCTAATATATTAAACTCCATAGGCACATCAAAAGTAGGAAACATTCTCCACTCTTTAGGAAGTTTTTGTGATAGCATTATAGATAGCTTATTTGCCAACTGACAACCTTCATTTAAAGTAGTATGCCCCTTATGCACATAAAGATGCAAATGCCCAGGAGTTTTACTCTGATAGGCGGTAAAATTTATAAAGCCCTCTTCTCTAAGTAATAGCTGCGCTTTATGCCAAAATCTTTCAGGGGTTCTGCCATTATAATCAAAAACTATATTTTCGACTTTATTGTCTTTACTGATCAAAGAATGGGCGGCTATGATTTTACCATCTTCATGATCTTTTTGCACACTATAACTAAGAGGTTCATTTATCCTTTCAAATTTATCAAAAAAATAACGACCCTTGTATTCTATCTTTTGTAAAATTGTATCACGTTTTATAAAATAATGATCTGTTATCATTTTAATTAGAGTAAGATCTATACTTTGCATTAAAACATCGCCTTATTATAAATAATAAATTGATGAGCTAAATCTTTTAGTTCGGCTTTTATTTTTTCTTGTTTTGAAGTGTTATTTATATCATCTAAAACATCAGCTATACGATTTGCGATAAGCTCAAACTCGCTCTCTTTCATACCTCTTGCAGTAAGTGCTGGACTACCTACTCTTATACCGCTTGTTATAAATGGGCTTCTAGTCTCTCCTGGAACTGTGTTTTTATTTACTGTTATTCCAGCATTACCAAGAGCGATATCGGCGTCTTTTCCACTAAATTCTTTATTTAAAAAGCTTACTAAAACAAGGTGATTGTCTGTTCCGCCACTTACTAGATCATATCCTCTTTTTATAAGTATTTCGCCTAGTTTTTTAGCGTTGGCTTTTACTTGCTTAGCATAAACTTTCCATTCATCGCTTAAGTTGTGTTTAAAACCTACTGCTTTACCAGCGATTACATGCATAAGTGGTCCGCCTTGAATTCCTGGAAATATAGAACTATTTATTTTTTTAGCAAATTCTTCATCATTTGTCATAATGATACCGCCTCTTGGGCCTCTTAGAGTTTTATGTGTTGTAGAGCTTACTACATGGCAGTGTGGAAATGGATGAGCGTGCTCGCCGGCTACTACAAGACCTGCTATATGGGCAACATCAGCAAAAAGATATGCTCCCACGCTATCGGCAATCTCACGGAATTTCTTAAAATCAATCTCTCTTGGATACGCACTAGCACCACAAACTATCATTTTTGGTTTTACGATATTTGCTATCTCTTCTACTTTATCGTAGTTTATACGTCCATCAAGCTCCACACCATAAAAAAAACTCTCATAATTTTTGCCTGAGCTTGAAACTTTTGCTCCATGAGTTAGGTGTCCGCCATGACTTAGATCCATACCTAAGATTTTATCGCCCGGTTTTAAAAATGCCCCATAAACACCTTGGTTTGCTTGACTGCCACTATTTGGTTGAACATTTGCAAACTCACAACCAAATAGTTTTTTGCATCTATCTATGGCAATTTGTTCTATCTCATCTACAAACTCGCAACCGCCATAATATCTTTTACCAGGGTAGCCCTCAGCATATTTATTTGTAAGTATTGAGCCCATAACTTCCATAACTTCTGGATATGTGAAGTTTTCACTAGCTATCATCTCAAGATGGTCGCATTGTCTAGTAAGCTCTTTATTTACTAAAGAGTAAATATCTTTGTCAAAAGTTTCTAAATTCATATTATTCTCCTTGATTTTCTGTTTTTAATGGTTTCATAGCCGGAAAAAGTATAACATCTCTAATTGATTTTTTATTTAATAAAAGCATAACTAGTCTATCTACCCCAAGTCCCCAACCTACAGTCGGAGGCATAGCATATCCAAGTGCTTGACAATAGTCTTCATCCATCTCGTGAGCTTCGTCATCGCCTGCATTTTTTGCTTCGATCTGTGCTTTAAATCTTCCATATTGATCTATCGGATCATTTAGCTCATTAAACGCATTTGCAAGCTCACGTCCAGCAATAAACAGCTCAAATCTCTCAGCCACACTACTATCTTTATCGCTTCTTCTTGAAAGCGGACTTATAGAGATAGGAAAATCCACTATAAAAGTTGGATTTATCAGCTTGTCTTCTACATAGTTATCAAACAACTCAGCTTGTAAATGTCCAAGATCTAGCTTGTCGTTTGCTTCAAATTTATCTTCTCTTAGTTTGGCTAGAATTTTTTCTTTATTTGTTACGATATCTCTGCTTACACCGCCTATTTCTACTATAGCATCTATATAATTTACTCTAGCAAACGGCTTAGAAAAATCTATCATCTTACCATCAAATTCTATTATTTTAGGTAAATTTAGTTTATCTAATAAAGTAGCAAAAAGCTCTTCTGTTAGATCCATAACTTCAAAATAATTATGCCACGCCCAGTAAAACTCAATGCTTGTAAATTCCGGATTATGAGTAAGATCCATACCTTCGTTTCTAAAGCAACGATTCATCTCAAACACCGCTTCCATACCGCCTACAACAAGCCTTTTTAGATAAAGCTCTGGTGCGATCTTAAGATATCTATCAACATCAAGAGCATTATGATGAGTGATAAATGGCTTAGCATTTGCGCCACCTGCAATTGGATGCATCATAGGTGTTTCGACCTCTAAAAATCCTCTATCTTCAAAAAATCTTCTTATGGTGCTAATGATGAGCGAACGCTTACAAAAGTCGCTTCTAACGTCTTTATTCATTATCATATCAAGATATCTTTGGCGATATCTCATCTCGATATCAGTAAGTCCATGAAATTTCTCTGGAAGTGGGCTAATGGCTTTACTGGCTAATACTATCTTACTAGCGTGGATACTAAACTCTCCTGTTTTTGTCACAAAAGCATAACCTGTGACTAAAACGATGTCTCCGACTTCAAGATTTTTTTTAAATTTAGTATAATCTTCTTCGCCGATACTTCCTAAAGAGTAATAAATTTGAATATTATCATCTTCATCTTCCATATTTGCAAATGTTGATTTTCCGGCTACTCTTTTGAGTTTCAAACGTCCTGAAATAGTTACTTCTTCATCTGCTTTTTTTTCTTCCATATCCAAATCTTTTATGTATGCAAATTTATTTTTAAACTCGCAGATACTCATATCTTTTTTCAAAAAATGCGGATATGGATTGATGCCTTGTTTTCTTAATTCATCAGCCTTAGCTAACCTTGTTACTTCTAATTCATTCTCAAAAATCACTTAATATACCTTTATTTCCTTTTTTGTTTTTCTATCTTCACAAGCCGAACAGACGCCATAAAGCTGCATCATATGTCCAGTAAGTCTAAAACCATTTTCTTTTGCTATTATCATCTGTCTTTTTTCTATAGTAGGGTCTTCAAATTCTATTATACGACCGCAACTCCTACATATCATATGGTCATGATGAGGCTTTGTGGCTAGTTCGAATTTTTTACCTTGAGCCCCAAAACTTATAGAAGTCACCATTCCTGATTCTTCTAATAAATTTAGTGTTCTATATACAGTGGCTATTCCTAAATTTAACTCCGGATGCTCATCTTTAATATATAAATAAAGCTGCTCAGGCGTAAAATGATCGCTGTTATTATATAAAGTTTTTAGTAAAACTTCTCTTTGTTTAGTGTATTTTAGAGCATTGTCTCTTAGGACTTTCTTGAAACGCTCTAAAAGAGTATCATATTCTATATTTTCTACGCCGATCACTATTTCTCCTTTATGTTATTGTCGGTATCAGATATGTTATTGTCAGTACCGGTCATATCTAATATCTCTTGTTTGGTTTGATTTATATCAACATTCATTATAAATCTACCGCTAGATAAAAGTATCGGATAAACTTTACTTCCATCAAAATACGGCTCTATTTTTTGGCTAAGAATATTTATATTTGAAATAATCGCCACAAATATAGCAAATACCAAAAATATTTTTGCACTACCTACAAAAAATCCAAGTATCCTATCTAAAAATCCCAAACCGCTAAACGTAAGCATTTTTGAGACTAAATTTCCAGCTATCAAGCATACCACCCAAAAGATAATAAGCGTTGCTAAAAAGCCAAAAAAGAAAGAAGAAGATTCATTTAATTTATAAATATGATCACTGATCAAACCGCCTACTAAAGTAGCATTTCTGCTTGCTACTAAAACGCCGCCTATAAGACCTATAAGCCCAAAAATTTCTTTGACAAAACCGTTTATCAACCCTTTTATGCCAAGGATCACAACTAAAGCTATGACGATGATGTCAAACCAAGTCACTAAATTCATCATTATAAATGCCCTATCTTTCCTATTAATTCTTGTTTATTTGTCGAGTATCTAAGGGCATTATCTTTTGTTATAAGCCCTGATTTAAATGCTCTTTCCATATCTTGAGTTTGCGTTTGCATACCGGTATTTTGCTGATTTAACTGCAACTGAGAATAAATTTGATGTATTTTATTCTCTCTTATTAAATTTGATATAGCAGGATTGTTGATAAGTATCTCATGTATGGCTATCCTACCACCGCTAGTTAATGGAACTAGTGCTTGAGATATGACAGCATGCAAAGATATACTAAGCATATTTCTTATCTGAGATTGCTCACTCTCATCAAAACTATCTACTATTCTATTTATAGTCTGTATGGCTGAGTTTGTATGCAAAGTGCCAAATACCAAATGCCCTGTTTCTGCTGCAGATATGGCTATAGATATAGCTTCTATATCACGCAGATCGCCTACTAATATAATATCTGGATCTTCCCTAAGAGCATACTTTAAGGCACTAGCAAATGTCTTTGTATCGGTTCCTATATTTCTATGAGAAAAGAGAGATTTTTTATTTTTATGAACAAATTCTATAGGATCTTCTATAGTAATGATATGCTTTCTCTCAGTTAAGTTTATCTCATTTAACATAGCTGCTAAAGTAGTTGATTTGCCACTACCAGTAGGTCCTGTGACCAAAACAAGCCCTTTTTCTCGTTTTACTATATCCTTAAATATCTCAGGAGCTTTTAGATCATCTAAACTTGGGATTTCTAAAGGAATCATACGAAAAGCCGCAGCCAAACTACCATTCATAGTATAATAGCAATTTCCCCTAAAACGACCTATGCCTGGCAACTCTATAGAAAAGTCTAATTCTTTATTTTCTTCTAGTTTGCTTTTTTGTGAGTCCGTAAGCACCGTATAACATAAATTTTCTACTTCATCTCCATCTAAAATTCCGCACTGCAAAGGTCTCAAAACTCCACTTATACGGATCTGAGGTTCGCTTCTAGCGACTAGATGTAAATCACTACCTTTGTTATAAGCCAAGGTTTTTAGAAGCTTTTCTATATTTATACTCATTTAATTACTCTATGATTTTTGGAACTTCAAAATATCTATCTTCTTTTTTTGGAGCAAATTTAAGTATAGTATCAATAACGTCCGATTCATTTGGGATATCTTCCCTAAAAGGAGTTCCACCGCTAATAGTGCTTATCGTAGCTTCTATATTGTCCAAATTTAACTCATTTAGCACTTCGACAAAATCCACGATTTTTCCTAATTGTTCTTTAAATTCATTGCGATTTTGCTCAGGTATCGTAAAAGCACTCAGCTTTTCAAGCTTTTCAAGCATTTTATCATCAATTTGCATAATCTCTCCAGCTAACGTTTTTAGACAATTATAACACATTTTATCTTGAATTTGTTGTGGAATCACAAATAAATTATCAAAATTATCCATATTTTGAAAAATACAAATTCAAATTAATACCAGACTATAAAATTACAAAATTTATAAAGGATTATACAAGATAAAATATGATAGAATTGCCAAAATTTATATTTTAAGGAAACGATTTTGCCTATAAAAGATGATATCGGCTACATTAAGAATGAACTAAGCTCAGAGGAACATTTTTTAGAAAACGCTATAAGAAGTGAGAGATTTTTAAGGAAAAACAAAAAAATCATTCTAGTTATCGTGGCGATTTTGGTTATTTTATCGGTCGGTTATACTATAAATAGCTATGTAAAAGAGTCAAATTTAAGCAGTGCAAATGAAGCTTATAATAAACTTTTAATATCACCAAATGACCTTACTGCTATGAATACTTTAAAAAATAAAGCACCATCTTTATTTGCGCTTTACGCGATAAAAAACGCAACAGATACAAATAACACAAATCTTTTAGATGAGGCTTTAAGCTTAGATATAGATCCGCTTTTAAAAAATATCATAGAAAATAGTAAAAATCAGAGCACCGATGGGGTTTTATCAAGTTATGACGCACTCTTAAAAGGTTTTGATCTGCTAAAACAAAATAAGATAAATCAAGCAAAAATAGAGTTTGCAAAAATCCCAAATAACTCTCCACTAACTCCTATATATAAAAATCTAGAACATTATCAAGGAAAATAGAACAATGAAAAAATTACTGATCTTTACGGCTTGTGCTTTGCTAATATTAACCGGTTGTACTACAAAAAGACAATATTTTGAGCCGACTGAAGTTTCAAAAGAGATGAGTTATACAGATAATCTTCCTTCTAGCATAAAATATACAACAAGAAATGGTGCTACGCTTGAAGATGGTGAAATAATCACAAAAAATGGTCTATCTAAAAATATAAAATTGGCTAAAAATGACAGCTTTATCGGCGAATTTGAAGGTAAATTTATCGTCTCAAATTTAGATGGAACACTTAAAGTCATAGATAATACTCAAACTATATATGAAAGAAAATTTAATAACGCAATCATTTCAGCGTCCATAGAAGGACAGATGCTTGCAGCACTTAGCTCAAATAACACTATATATCTTATAGATATAAACAGTGATAGTGTAAGCTTGCAATACACTATAGGCGACACATACGCCCAAGACTCTAGAGCGGCCGCGCCAGTATTTTTAAATTCTATCATCATATATCCTACATTAGATGGAAAAATAATGATAGTAGATAGAGCAAAAGGAGCGATAATAAGAGACGCCGTAGTAAGTAGCGAACCATTTTTTAACAATATCATCTTCTTAGACATTATACAAGATAAAATGTTTGCGGCAACTGCTACTAAGGTTATGATGATTAGCCCAAATAATACAAAATATTATGACGGACAGATAAAAGATGTTTTATTATATCAAAACAAAATATTTATTTTTCTAAAAGACGGTAATATCGAAGTTACCGACTTAGAACTAAATTCTTTAGCGAAAAAAGAGTTTAAATTTGCTATTTTTTCAAATATCATACCAAGTGGCGATAATTTATATATATTTGAGAAAACAGGCTACCTTATCAAAACAGATCTAGATCTAAAAAATAGCGAAGTTATAGAGCTAAACTCAGAAATAAAAGATAAGAGTTTTGCAGGAAAACGCGCATTTTATTATGATGATAAGATTTTAGAAATCAGATAATATGGATAATCAAATTTGCGAAATTTTTAATGCAAATAAAATCTTACTTAAAAATTTAAAGACTTTAAATTTTAGCGATTTTAGCAAAAGGCGTAGTTATCAGCTGTTTTTTGGCATAGATAAAAACAGCTTTTATACGCTTGTTTTTTTTAGAAATGCTAAAAGTAAGTTGCTAAAAAAAGAATTTGAAGAGATTTTTGATATCTGCAAACTTATAGAGACTAAATTTGATACAAATATAAAAAAGCATATTTTGTTTTATAACTCTCAAATTTGTTCTAAGATAATAACTCAAACAAAAGACTGGAAATTTTATGCTTTTATGTGATATAGGAAATACCACTGCCACCTTCTATAAAGATAGAAAAATATGGAATTTAGAGATAGATAAATTTAGGGTTTGGCAGCCTAATGAAAAAGTGTATTTTATAAACGTCAATGACAAAATCGCGGATAAATTAAACGATCATATGTTTATGGATATGAGCGAATTTATTAAATTTAATACGACTTACATAGGGCTTGGTATAGACCGAGCCGCTGCTTGTTATAGTATAAATACCGGTCTTGTAGTAGATGCTGGAAGTGCTATAACTATGGACGTGATGTCAAATGGCATACATATTGGAGGATTGATACTTCCTGGGATTTCAACTACGTTAAAAGCCTTAAAAACTATATCTGATAGACTTGATAAACCATTAAACTCAGCCATAGAACTAGACTGTTTGCCTCAAAAAACGACTGACGCTATAAGCTATGGAATTATAAAACCGATCATACTACTAATTGAAGAGCTTTCAAATGATAAACCTATATATTTTACAGGTGGAGATGGCGAGTTTTTATCGAGATTTTTTAAAAATGCCATATACGATAGAACTTTAGTCTTTCGCGGAATACAAAAAGCAATAGATGAAAATAAGGAGATTTTTTGCTTACAGTAGCTTTACCAAAAGGCAGGATTGCTGATGAAACTTTGGAGATCTTTAGCAAGATCTTTGATGATAAATTTGAATTTGAAGATAGAAAACTCACGATGAAAAAAGGAAATTTTGAGTTTTTAATGGTTAGAAATCAAGATATTCCAACTTACGTTACTAACGGTGCGGCAGATATCGGAGTGGTAGGACTTGACGTTTTAGAAGAGCATCAAGTAGATGTACTTCGTCTTTTAGATCTAAAACTAGGAGTTTGTAAGGTTTGCATAGGTATAAAAAATAACGATACGCTAGACTATAGCAAACCCGAGATAAAAATAGCAACAAAAATGCCAAATATCACTAGAAACTATTTTGCAAAAAAAGCAACTGGGGTGAAGATT
The sequence above is a segment of the Campylobacter hyointestinalis subsp. lawsonii genome. Coding sequences within it:
- the recR gene encoding recombination mediator RecR, which translates into the protein MPKLKLEKFDALVACFEKIPGVGKKSALKYAYSVSLEDSFLGLNLAHTIEDSVRFLRHCAVCGGISENEICNICSSEDRQKEVICIVETPKDILTIEQSDSFDGVYFVFDDVDKIDSLKKMITKNSATEIIFAFTPSINSDGIMLYIEDKLKDFSLNFTKIAQGIPTGVSLENVDMLSLTKAIKDRRTI
- a CDS encoding shikimate dehydrogenase gives rise to the protein MRYFAVFGDPINHSISPRLHNLALQGLGLNGFYGRIHLKDGLKLVEVFNKFKLSGANITIPHKETAFRLCDEVDDFANSVGSVNTLVKGNSKIYGFNTDAPGFMMAISEFKAIKSALVIGAGGTSKAISYAMKKSGIDIDILNRSDKSLMFKEYNFYTKENYRLKAYDLVVNTTPAGLLNNDFGIDEKMLSQIFDNSKFAFDVIYNKNTPFLNLATKKGLICKDGKDMLLYQAVLAFNLFYENKFDPKTIKKYMSEAFLLR
- a CDS encoding SPOR domain-containing protein, with the translated sequence MEENNGLQDILLDKNDDDKSGKIRKILIGIATLVILFVVILIIMKLLNGSSNNTSEVANDLVLPSEPQLKVEPQTTTNNEIFEQVPISSDISKENFESIVNDYKNNQLGNNNETAPIETKLPEPQVKETPKTDVVLKPKAEQAKKTETKKATPKQVTTKNVSKEKKNVSKSVPVGKYIQVASISKFSPNNPLIKKIESNGLNYHIYETTVNGKNTIKVLIGPFNDNDISSNMDKIKQNISNNAFIYRVK
- a CDS encoding DUF1882 domain-containing protein, encoding MQSIDLTLIKMITDHYFIKRDTILQKIEYKGRYFFDKFERINEPLSYSVQKDHEDGKIIAAHSLISKDNKVENIVFDYNGRTPERFWHKAQLLLREEGFINFTAYQSKTPGHLHLYVHKGHTTLNEGCQLANKLSIMLSQKLPKEWRMFPTFDVPMEFNILALPYELYQKERGASWSKHM
- a CDS encoding serine hydroxymethyltransferase — protein: MNLETFDKDIYSLVNKELTRQCDHLEMIASENFTYPEVMEVMGSILTNKYAEGYPGKRYYGGCEFVDEIEQIAIDRCKKLFGCEFANVQPNSGSQANQGVYGAFLKPGDKILGMDLSHGGHLTHGAKVSSSGKNYESFFYGVELDGRINYDKVEEIANIVKPKMIVCGASAYPREIDFKKFREIADSVGAYLFADVAHIAGLVVAGEHAHPFPHCHVVSSTTHKTLRGPRGGIIMTNDEEFAKKINSSIFPGIQGGPLMHVIAGKAVGFKHNLSDEWKVYAKQVKANAKKLGEILIKRGYDLVSGGTDNHLVLVSFLNKEFSGKDADIALGNAGITVNKNTVPGETRSPFITSGIRVGSPALTARGMKESEFELIANRIADVLDDINNTSKQEKIKAELKDLAHQFIIYNKAMF
- the lysS gene encoding lysine--tRNA ligase, which produces MFENELEVTRLAKADELRKQGINPYPHFLKKDMSICEFKNKFAYIKDLDMEEKKADEEVTISGRLKLKRVAGKSTFANMEDEDDNIQIYYSLGSIGEEDYTKFKKNLEVGDIVLVTGYAFVTKTGEFSIHASKIVLASKAISPLPEKFHGLTDIEMRYRQRYLDMIMNKDVRSDFCKRSLIISTIRRFFEDRGFLEVETPMMHPIAGGANAKPFITHHNALDVDRYLKIAPELYLKRLVVGGMEAVFEMNRCFRNEGMDLTHNPEFTSIEFYWAWHNYFEVMDLTEELFATLLDKLNLPKIIEFDGKMIDFSKPFARVNYIDAIVEIGGVSRDIVTNKEKILAKLREDKFEANDKLDLGHLQAELFDNYVEDKLINPTFIVDFPISISPLSRRSDKDSSVAERFELFIAGRELANAFNELNDPIDQYGRFKAQIEAKNAGDDEAHEMDEDYCQALGYAMPPTVGWGLGVDRLVMLLLNKKSIRDVILFPAMKPLKTENQGE
- a CDS encoding Fur family transcriptional regulator → MGVENIEYDTLLERFKKVLRDNALKYTKQREVLLKTLYNNSDHFTPEQLYLYIKDEHPELNLGIATVYRTLNLLEESGMVTSISFGAQGKKFELATKPHHDHMICRSCGRIIEFEDPTIEKRQMIIAKENGFRLTGHMMQLYGVCSACEDRKTKKEIKVY
- a CDS encoding CvpA family protein, with the protein product MMNLVTWFDIIVIALVVILGIKGLINGFVKEIFGLIGLIGGVLVASRNATLVGGLISDHIYKLNESSSFFFGFLATLIIFWVVCLIAGNLVSKMLTFSGLGFLDRILGFFVGSAKIFLVFAIFVAIISNINILSQKIEPYFDGSKVYPILLSSGRFIMNVDINQTKQEILDMTGTDNNISDTDNNIKEK
- a CDS encoding type IV pilus twitching motility protein PilT — its product is MSINIEKLLKTLAYNKGSDLHLVARSEPQIRISGVLRPLQCGILDGDEVENLCYTVLTDSQKSKLEENKELDFSIELPGIGRFRGNCYYTMNGSLAAAFRMIPLEIPSLDDLKAPEIFKDIVKREKGLVLVTGPTGSGKSTTLAAMLNEINLTERKHIITIEDPIEFVHKNKKSLFSHRNIGTDTKTFASALKYALREDPDIILVGDLRDIEAISIAISAAETGHLVFGTLHTNSAIQTINRIVDSFDESEQSQIRNMLSISLHAVISQALVPLTSGGRIAIHEILINNPAISNLIRENKIHQIYSQLQLNQQNTGMQTQTQDMERAFKSGLITKDNALRYSTNKQELIGKIGHL
- the gatC gene encoding Asp-tRNA(Asn)/Glu-tRNA(Gln) amidotransferase subunit GatC — protein: MQIDDKMLEKLEKLSAFTIPEQNRNEFKEQLGKIVDFVEVLNELNLDNIEATISTISGGTPFREDIPNESDVIDTILKFAPKKEDRYFEVPKIIE
- a CDS encoding type III pantothenate kinase, encoding MLLCDIGNTTATFYKDRKIWNLEIDKFRVWQPNEKVYFINVNDKIADKLNDHMFMDMSEFIKFNTTYIGLGIDRAAACYSINTGLVVDAGSAITMDVMSNGIHIGGLILPGISTTLKALKTISDRLDKPLNSAIELDCLPQKTTDAISYGIIKPIILLIEELSNDKPIYFTGGDGEFLSRFFKNAIYDRTLVFRGIQKAIDENKEIFCLQ
- the hisG gene encoding ATP phosphoribosyltransferase; translation: MLTVALPKGRIADETLEIFSKIFDDKFEFEDRKLTMKKGNFEFLMVRNQDIPTYVTNGAADIGVVGLDVLEEHQVDVLRLLDLKLGVCKVCIGIKNNDTLDYSKPEIKIATKMPNITRNYFAKKATGVKIIKLYGSIELAPIVGLSDAIVDIVETGTTMKQNGLKVAETIMDSSAHLISNKNSFIVKREEIFSLYHKINAVINSKISLKSYV